From the genome of Phreatobacter cathodiphilus, one region includes:
- a CDS encoding CDP-alcohol phosphatidyltransferase family protein: MMAEKDRGAGSAVAVHVFTASGAVLGLLALQAAAERRFAAVFLWLGLALVVDGIDGTIARRLRVAERLPRYSGEILDLVVDYLTYVVVPVFVLLQAGLVPDGLAWPLAAAILVSSAFYFADGEMKTPGGGFRGFPAIWNVAVFLVMVFALPPAANAVIVLGLVCATFAPFVFVHPFRTVALRGLTVAVLVLWMAAAAAAVVADLAPTAPVTIVLALATAYLGLVGFLVREPVR; the protein is encoded by the coding sequence GCCGTCGCCGTTCATGTGTTCACGGCCTCCGGGGCGGTGCTCGGGCTCCTCGCGTTGCAGGCGGCCGCCGAGCGGCGCTTCGCCGCCGTCTTCCTCTGGCTCGGCCTCGCCCTGGTGGTGGACGGGATCGACGGCACCATCGCCCGCCGGCTGCGCGTCGCCGAACGCCTGCCGCGCTATTCCGGCGAGATCCTCGACCTCGTGGTCGACTACCTCACCTATGTGGTCGTCCCGGTCTTCGTGCTGCTCCAGGCCGGGCTGGTGCCGGACGGCCTCGCCTGGCCGCTGGCGGCGGCGATCCTCGTCTCTTCCGCCTTCTATTTCGCCGACGGCGAGATGAAGACGCCGGGGGGCGGGTTCCGAGGCTTTCCCGCCATCTGGAACGTGGCGGTCTTCCTCGTCATGGTCTTCGCCCTGCCGCCCGCGGCCAATGCGGTGATCGTTCTCGGGCTTGTCTGCGCGACCTTTGCCCCCTTCGTCTTCGTCCACCCCTTCCGGACGGTCGCGCTGAGAGGGCTCACCGTCGCCGTGCTAGTCCTTTGGATGGCCGCGGCGGCCGCGGCCGTCGTGGCCGATCTCGCGCCCACGGCGCCGGTCACGATTGTGCTGGCGCTGGCCACCGCCTATCTCGGCCTCGTCGGTTTCCTGGTGCGGGAGCCCGTCAGGTGA